The following are encoded together in the Eulemur rufifrons isolate Redbay chromosome 28, OSU_ERuf_1, whole genome shotgun sequence genome:
- the TMEM254 gene encoding transmembrane protein 254, producing the protein MATAAGGAAYFQRGSLFWFTVIILSFGYYTWVVFWPQSIPYQSLGPLGPFTRYLVDHHHSLLRNGYWLAWLIHVGESLYAMVLCKYKGITDGRARLLWFLQTFIFGIASLSILIAYRSKRRKQT; encoded by the exons ATGGCGACGGCGGCGGGTGGTGCGGCCTACTTCCAGAGGGGCAGTCTGTTCTGGTTCACGGTCATCATCCTGTCCTTTGGCTACTACACA TGGGTTGTCTTCTGGCCTCAGAGTATCCCTTACCAGAGCCTCGGACCCCTGGGCCCCTTCACTCGGTATCTGGTAGACCACCATCACAGCCTCCTGCGCAATGG gtattgGCTTGCCTGGCTGATTCATGTGGGAGAGTCCTTGTATGCCATGGTATTGTGCAA GTATAAAGGCATCACAGATGGTCGGGCTCGGCTACTCTGGTTCCTACAGACTTTCATATTTGGGATAGCGTCTCTCTCCATCTTGATTGCTTATAGATCAAAGCGCCGAAAACAAACTTAA